The following are encoded in a window of Limibacter armeniacum genomic DNA:
- a CDS encoding HlyD family secretion protein encodes MRYTAALVLIGLAACSQPKTTMENVLKGKLKREALSVASKVPGRIVEIRVNEGQNVKAGDTLAIISVPEAEAKLHQAQGAVAAAKAQYEMAFNGATKEQLEQVNAAYTAAKEQFELARKSYERVKKMHDEKLISDQKYDEVYTKFQMASSQLEGTAAKKKEVESGARSEKQRMALGQLKRAEGALEEVNVALNERYLLAPADMRIETVAQKAGELALPGYNIFVGYAQDITYLRFTVQEEEVLKYKVGDELEAYSPFDEKVKVKAKISSIRELPGYANRSSMNPDYKPSQSLYEVKLVPVDSKAASELLTNITMVISKG; translated from the coding sequence ATGAGATATACAGCAGCTCTTGTCCTGATTGGTTTGGCGGCATGCAGTCAGCCCAAAACTACGATGGAAAATGTACTGAAAGGCAAGCTTAAACGTGAAGCACTTTCTGTAGCCTCAAAAGTACCGGGACGTATTGTTGAAATCAGAGTGAATGAAGGACAGAATGTGAAGGCGGGAGACACATTGGCCATCATCAGTGTTCCTGAAGCTGAAGCAAAGTTACATCAGGCACAAGGTGCAGTAGCTGCTGCAAAAGCACAATATGAAATGGCATTCAATGGTGCTACCAAAGAACAGTTGGAGCAAGTGAATGCCGCTTATACAGCAGCGAAAGAACAGTTTGAGTTAGCAAGGAAAAGCTATGAGCGTGTAAAGAAGATGCACGATGAAAAGCTGATTTCTGACCAGAAATACGATGAGGTTTACACCAAGTTCCAGATGGCTTCCAGCCAGTTGGAAGGTACAGCAGCCAAGAAGAAGGAAGTAGAAAGCGGCGCAAGATCAGAAAAGCAGCGTATGGCATTGGGACAGCTCAAACGTGCAGAAGGTGCTTTGGAAGAAGTAAATGTAGCTTTGAATGAGCGTTACCTGTTGGCGCCTGCTGATATGAGAATTGAGACAGTAGCTCAAAAAGCTGGGGAATTGGCATTGCCAGGTTACAATATCTTTGTTGGCTATGCACAAGACATTACTTACTTAAGGTTTACGGTACAGGAAGAAGAAGTACTGAAATACAAAGTGGGGGATGAGTTAGAGGCATACTCACCATTTGACGAAAAGGTGAAAGTAAAGGCTAAGATCTCAAGCATTAGAGAGCTGCCTGGGTATGCCAATCGTTCAAGTATGAACCCTGATTATAAACCAAGCCAGTCACTGTATGAGGTGAAACTGGTACCGGTGGACAGCAAAGCTGCAAGCGAGTTGCTGACCAATATCACAATGGTGATCAGCAAGGGATAA
- a CDS encoding ABC transporter permease yields MKEIKALAKLIVREFKLFKTNSVAVAIFIGAPLLYGLIFGFVYNNAKVNNVPISVLDLDETPLSHTLIDMLEDNEYVRVEHIRHNESEIREDLLNNIVAVISIPKGFEGDIQQKRHPEIQVDVNGANIVTANYANLGIRTVLGTFNAGIEIKSLNKKGIPTAIAKEQFEAFKINVNRYFNTNSNYLRFMWPGMMGTLMQQVFLLVMALSFAREFETGSFSSLKQISDNPFSVLTAKSLPYWVMGVLLWGAIQWGFFPLFKMPVIHDQWALFVLVAMFMLALTNLGVLVSWVIPDQLRATEILMVIATPSFVLSGFTWPLSEMPVPLQALAQAIPLTHFLSAFRKVMFYGSGVNEIIPELNNLAITAVITGVVCLILVTLKLRKTSEKNTEDISEKVIA; encoded by the coding sequence ATGAAAGAGATAAAAGCACTGGCTAAGCTGATTGTTCGGGAGTTTAAGTTGTTTAAAACCAACTCTGTAGCCGTAGCCATCTTTATAGGAGCACCATTGCTGTACGGACTGATTTTCGGATTTGTATACAATAATGCAAAAGTAAATAACGTACCTATCAGTGTACTTGATCTGGACGAAACACCATTGAGTCATACACTGATCGATATGCTTGAGGATAACGAATATGTGAGGGTTGAACATATCCGACATAACGAGTCAGAGATTCGAGAAGACCTCCTCAATAATATTGTAGCGGTTATATCCATACCGAAAGGTTTTGAGGGAGATATACAGCAGAAACGTCACCCCGAGATACAGGTTGATGTAAATGGTGCCAATATCGTAACTGCTAATTATGCTAATCTGGGTATTAGAACAGTGTTGGGAACGTTCAATGCTGGAATTGAAATAAAGTCATTGAACAAGAAAGGAATTCCTACAGCAATTGCGAAGGAACAGTTTGAGGCATTTAAGATCAATGTTAACCGGTATTTCAATACCAACTCCAACTACTTGCGCTTTATGTGGCCAGGTATGATGGGGACATTGATGCAGCAGGTATTTCTGTTGGTGATGGCTTTAAGTTTTGCAAGGGAATTTGAGACAGGAAGTTTCAGCTCACTGAAGCAAATCTCAGACAATCCATTCTCGGTGCTGACAGCAAAGTCACTACCATATTGGGTGATGGGTGTTTTGTTATGGGGTGCAATCCAATGGGGTTTTTTCCCATTGTTTAAAATGCCTGTAATACATGACCAATGGGCTTTGTTTGTGCTGGTAGCCATGTTTATGTTGGCATTGACCAACTTGGGAGTTTTGGTAAGCTGGGTAATTCCAGACCAACTGAGAGCCACAGAAATACTGATGGTAATAGCGACACCTAGTTTTGTCTTGAGCGGATTTACATGGCCCTTGAGTGAGATGCCAGTACCACTTCAAGCATTGGCACAGGCAATACCACTGACACATTTCCTGTCAGCATTTAGGAAAGTAATGTTTTATGGAAGTGGGGTAAATGAAATTATTCCTGAGCTTAACAATTTGGCAATTACCGCAGTTATTACAGGTGTTGTTTGCTTGATATTGGTAACGCTAAAACTGAGAAAGACATCAGAAAAAAATACAGAAGATATATCTGAAAAAGTTATTGCTTAA
- a CDS encoding TolC family protein translates to MKRRSLLLLILGLYATSVWAQDSERRILVEKALVNSHKVAIQQHKVEEAKLDKEKAWLTYMPKVGVTSAYIRLGNEPTIHADISDYTKGIGQAAEGLGSGFQQYLQQTAQANAANGDLALAGALQNPGTQALLGATQQYLGQALSSIPSELTLALAENNLWFYDVHAEMVIFSGMKVPTMAKAAQEKMMAQSALVEREEQVVILETLDYYDRMAVVEQSIKVLDKSQERLDKQTKFANKAMEAGLATDFDLNKIRIAEQELKAKRIELNASRELLFSKLQQLTGMERSELDSLSPELNIWWVSVEEANTANRAELKALDHSIQALQHKHKAEELDILPKAKAFAHLMQGGSDNIDIDPTWFVGVGMKWEIFDGLQRNRDVQKSQLEVESMVERRKEAEELIALDYEKKYMEWQVATQLVEVAKEKAKNAEQAMKIRVREHENGLVGINDRLEASSDYEKAELDYIQALHRQRKAAADFLQAMGTLDVTHIQ, encoded by the coding sequence ATGAAAAGAAGGTCGCTATTATTACTGATACTGGGTTTGTATGCCACTTCGGTATGGGCACAAGATTCAGAAAGGCGGATTTTGGTTGAGAAGGCTTTGGTGAACAGCCATAAAGTTGCGATTCAGCAGCATAAAGTGGAGGAGGCAAAGCTGGACAAGGAAAAAGCTTGGTTGACTTATATGCCAAAGGTAGGAGTGACATCAGCTTATATCCGCTTAGGTAACGAACCTACGATTCATGCAGATATTTCAGATTATACAAAAGGAATTGGACAAGCAGCAGAAGGGCTAGGAAGTGGTTTCCAGCAGTACCTTCAGCAAACAGCTCAGGCAAATGCAGCCAATGGGGATTTGGCATTGGCAGGAGCACTCCAAAACCCAGGCACACAAGCACTATTGGGTGCAACGCAGCAATATTTGGGGCAGGCATTAAGCAGCATACCATCGGAGTTGACTTTGGCATTGGCTGAAAACAACCTGTGGTTTTACGATGTACATGCCGAAATGGTCATCTTTTCGGGTATGAAAGTGCCAACAATGGCGAAAGCTGCTCAGGAAAAAATGATGGCACAGAGTGCTTTGGTGGAGAGAGAGGAGCAAGTCGTGATTTTGGAAACACTCGATTACTATGACCGTATGGCGGTAGTTGAGCAATCAATCAAGGTACTTGACAAGTCTCAGGAAAGATTGGATAAACAGACAAAGTTTGCCAATAAAGCAATGGAAGCAGGTTTGGCTACAGATTTTGACCTAAATAAAATTCGAATTGCAGAACAGGAGCTGAAAGCAAAACGAATAGAGTTGAATGCAAGCAGAGAACTGTTGTTCTCAAAACTACAGCAGTTGACAGGAATGGAAAGGTCGGAGCTGGATAGCCTGAGTCCTGAACTCAATATTTGGTGGGTATCTGTAGAAGAAGCGAATACAGCGAATAGGGCAGAACTAAAAGCATTGGACCATTCGATTCAAGCATTACAACACAAGCATAAGGCAGAGGAGTTGGATATTCTACCTAAAGCAAAAGCTTTTGCTCACCTGATGCAAGGTGGTTCTGACAATATTGATATTGACCCAACGTGGTTTGTAGGGGTAGGAATGAAATGGGAAATATTTGACGGTCTTCAGCGTAACCGTGATGTGCAAAAATCTCAATTGGAAGTGGAGAGCATGGTGGAAAGGAGAAAGGAAGCAGAGGAGCTGATTGCACTGGATTACGAGAAAAAATATATGGAATGGCAGGTGGCTACACAGTTGGTTGAAGTAGCCAAGGAAAAAGCCAAGAATGCTGAGCAGGCGATGAAAATCAGGGTTCGTGAGCATGAGAACGGACTTGTAGGGATCAATGATCGCCTAGAAGCTAGCAGTGACTATGAGAAAGCTGAGCTTGATTACATTCAGGCCTTGCATCGTCAGCGCAAAGCAGCAGCAGACTTTTTGCAAGCAATGGGAACGCTTGATGTCACACATATTCAGTAA